One Sulfolobus sp. S-194 DNA segment encodes these proteins:
- a CDS encoding PaREP1 family protein, whose translation MYEVLDYKGNPKSYIHMKVMESLVESRLALEMLKRGLLTNASSKAFISIKAFISALIVKDFDKIIQNKPEKEKEWYERIGYSAPTTGLIGVSYDLEKLGYNVSLVVRIALSLHSFSYNGFDPNLVYYRDKEEVERDIKNVVQFVIDNAKKYFNDFWDEELEKELENLVNAFKD comes from the coding sequence GTGTATGAGGTATTAGATTATAAGGGAAATCCAAAATCTTATATCCATATGAAAGTTATGGAAAGTTTAGTCGAAAGTAGGTTGGCATTAGAAATGTTGAAAAGAGGACTTTTAACTAACGCGTCGTCTAAAGCTTTTATTTCCATAAAGGCATTTATAAGTGCATTAATTGTAAAGGATTTTGATAAAATAATTCAGAATAAGCCTGAAAAGGAAAAAGAGTGGTATGAGAGAATAGGTTATTCTGCCCCAACAACAGGTCTTATAGGAGTTTCATATGATCTTGAAAAATTAGGCTATAACGTAAGTTTAGTAGTAAGAATAGCTCTATCTTTACATTCTTTTTCATATAATGGTTTTGATCCTAATTTAGTTTACTATAGAGATAAGGAAGAGGTTGAAAGGGATATAAAAAACGTAGTACAGTTTGTTATCGATAATGCCAAGAAATATTTTAATGATTTTTGGGACGAAGAACTGGAAAAAGAATTGGAAAATCTGGTAAATGCGTTTAAAGATTAA
- a CDS encoding ATP-binding protein: MNIEELKRVIRDQRDYLASLEKQKLVERDLPFNVKPYLSKPNVLAILGVRRSGKSTLGYLLIKGRNFAYVDFSDDRLVNFNDFDMLTRAFYELYGDFTHVLIDEPQYVNGWELFVNRLRKEKSVIVTGSSSTLLSGELATALTGRHVDLILFPFSLREYLAFKGVSVDLYSTRSVSIIKSELENYLRDGGFPEALSLGKRVIPSIYNDVITKDVINRYRIRDVAKFKEFANSMVKYYSTEISVRKLANLLKLSTSTVEEWLNAIQESYLVFFIKRYSRSPKQFNNQRKVYVVDPGIINYITSFSYGGLMEDVVAMHLLRRNQLEGVYYLKGEDFEVDFVDEKEKELIQVSYVSAKDEINNNELKSLMMGADVTGFSKLTLISWDLEDDLEIEGKKVRVIPMWKYLLTT, encoded by the coding sequence ATGAACATTGAGGAGTTAAAGAGGGTGATCAGAGACCAAAGGGATTACTTAGCCTCTCTAGAAAAGCAAAAGTTGGTGGAGAGGGATTTGCCTTTTAATGTTAAGCCTTATTTATCGAAACCTAACGTGCTTGCGATATTAGGCGTTAGGAGATCTGGCAAATCCACCCTAGGTTATTTGTTAATTAAAGGAAGGAATTTCGCCTATGTAGATTTCAGCGACGATAGGTTAGTTAACTTCAACGATTTCGATATGCTGACTAGGGCGTTTTACGAATTATATGGCGATTTCACTCACGTTTTGATCGATGAACCGCAATACGTTAACGGTTGGGAACTATTCGTTAATAGGTTGAGGAAGGAGAAGAGCGTAATTGTAACTGGGAGTAGTTCAACCCTTCTATCGGGGGAACTTGCTACAGCTCTTACCGGTAGGCACGTGGATTTGATCCTATTTCCCTTCTCTCTTAGAGAATATTTAGCCTTTAAGGGCGTTAGCGTGGACTTGTACTCCACTAGGTCTGTTTCAATAATCAAAAGTGAGTTAGAGAATTATCTGAGGGACGGTGGTTTTCCAGAAGCGCTTTCTTTAGGTAAGAGGGTTATTCCATCAATTTATAATGACGTAATAACTAAGGACGTGATTAATAGGTATAGGATAAGGGATGTTGCTAAGTTTAAGGAGTTTGCGAACTCGATGGTTAAGTACTACTCCACGGAAATTTCTGTGAGGAAGTTGGCTAATTTGCTGAAGCTTAGTACTAGTACTGTTGAGGAGTGGCTTAATGCTATTCAAGAGTCTTATTTGGTTTTCTTTATAAAGAGGTACAGTAGAAGTCCTAAACAGTTTAATAATCAAAGGAAAGTTTATGTTGTCGACCCCGGGATAATTAACTATATTACCTCGTTCTCTTATGGGGGTTTGATGGAGGACGTTGTTGCAATGCACTTATTGAGGAGGAATCAGTTGGAAGGCGTTTATTATTTGAAGGGGGAGGACTTCGAAGTTGACTTTGTAGATGAAAAGGAAAAGGAGCTGATACAGGTTTCTTACGTCTCGGCTAAAGATGAGATAAACAATAATGAGTTAAAATCGTTAATGATGGGTGCTGATGTTACTGGCTTTAGTAAGCTGACCTTAATTAGTTGGGATTTGGAAGATGATTTGGAAATTGAGGGTAAAAAGGTGAGGGTAATACCGATGTGGAAATACTTGTTAACTACTTGA
- a CDS encoding AAA family ATPase — MRLKISLGPISDAYITLGDLTVFFGPPNSGKSITLNSLYYLLKPPPLSFSFSSNGNKFEAYSQVLTVKGEVNENKINFEYLFSNDYLKSLLPEGKLEVEPFSFIDFAKNKAIYVSYSANLPNPALVLPLDCKINEIENINYEVKIAGGKGVINFSAEGIVDQCKNLVYMEIAKNIINAFADYLFSEYKKLFYDELYKREGIKDVLPIPYWRPFITHELLATEGSILKILKAFGIQLADSPVLLDYLNRISEAKINSHVYKLLQPLISGSIEPIGNKVVYKEDGKVIPLKFASASIMEILSILLSVREKDLILYEEPETQFHEKFQLVISIILYALTNTNKIVITTHSQTIIYTLSFLALLKPSAEDISNLFKSIGLKDYEYLAKEVEKANTKTIKFYYFHDGKVEEKTADDVSEGIQGVQDIMNKEFEWFSTLYQRKIWEK, encoded by the coding sequence ATGAGATTAAAAATTTCTTTGGGCCCGATTAGTGATGCTTACATTACTTTAGGCGATCTAACGGTATTCTTTGGCCCGCCAAATTCGGGTAAGAGTATTACACTTAATTCTCTTTATTATTTACTTAAACCTCCTCCACTATCTTTCTCTTTTTCGTCAAATGGTAATAAATTTGAAGCTTACAGTCAGGTATTAACGGTTAAAGGGGAGGTTAACGAGAATAAGATAAACTTTGAGTATTTGTTTTCAAACGATTACCTTAAATCTTTACTTCCGGAAGGCAAACTCGAAGTTGAGCCTTTTTCATTCATAGATTTCGCTAAGAATAAAGCAATTTATGTTAGTTATTCTGCAAACCTCCCAAACCCTGCCCTTGTATTACCTTTAGATTGCAAAATAAATGAGATAGAGAACATAAATTATGAAGTTAAGATAGCTGGAGGTAAAGGAGTAATAAATTTCTCAGCTGAAGGAATAGTAGATCAATGTAAAAATCTCGTATATATGGAGATAGCGAAGAATATAATTAATGCTTTCGCAGACTACCTATTCTCGGAATATAAGAAATTATTCTACGATGAACTATATAAAAGGGAAGGAATTAAGGACGTTTTGCCCATCCCGTATTGGAGGCCATTCATAACACACGAACTCTTAGCTACAGAGGGTAGCATACTAAAGATTTTAAAAGCTTTTGGGATACAATTAGCGGATTCCCCCGTGCTTTTAGATTATCTTAATCGGATATCTGAGGCTAAGATAAACAGTCACGTGTATAAGTTATTGCAGCCGTTAATTTCTGGCTCGATAGAACCTATTGGTAACAAGGTGGTCTATAAGGAAGACGGAAAAGTGATTCCGTTAAAGTTTGCGTCAGCGTCCATAATGGAGATATTAAGTATATTACTATCTGTAAGAGAAAAAGACTTAATACTATATGAAGAACCAGAGACGCAATTTCACGAGAAATTTCAGTTAGTAATTTCAATTATACTTTACGCTTTAACCAATACCAATAAAATAGTAATAACTACACATAGTCAGACCATAATTTACACGCTTTCCTTCCTCGCCCTTTTAAAGCCTTCAGCCGAAGACATTTCGAACCTTTTTAAATCAATAGGATTAAAGGATTATGAATATCTAGCCAAAGAAGTAGAGAAGGCTAATACAAAAACAATTAAGTTTTACTATTTCCACGACGGGAAGGTAGAGGAGAAGACTGCAGACGACGTAAGTGAAGGTATTCAGGGAGTACAAGATATAATGAATAAAGAATTTGAATGGTTTTCCACATTATATCAAAGGAAAATTTGGGAAAAATAA
- a CDS encoding RAMP superfamily CRISPR-associated protein, with protein sequence MKILPVVLETLSITRVGTTGVYFDYSSADLVTYKIPLQINDENYYIPAISATSFKGLLRSTYERYLRKEKGGNISGSDNQKVLENIKNLDDEERTLIFKNLKEELEKYVYSGLIDKVGENLEEALKQYLEITGYGIDKACYVTSDLDRCENLALIEDEKKRKLKEAWIKLTGRKNLCEVCKVLGTSGIRGFVKFTDLVAVDPFPVLLERITHVAINRITGTAEKGKLFTEEIIPAGVKFLGFLAVLEDSLSERVIEMLKVLREKARKGEVWIGGKGSSGYGTFRLYIPGEVVEFNSVIFKGKFTLNISEPREGLACERKIICRLFPETFINSLNPVTEGEVTFIVRVETGEEYEAKNGEELKEVLDKVKDKKYEIKTRGVWSLL encoded by the coding sequence GTGAAAATATTACCCGTAGTATTGGAAACACTCTCAATAACTAGAGTAGGGACTACGGGAGTTTACTTCGATTACTCTTCTGCAGATTTAGTAACTTATAAAATCCCCCTTCAAATAAACGACGAGAACTATTACATTCCAGCAATATCAGCAACCAGCTTTAAGGGCTTACTCCGTTCTACATACGAGAGGTATTTAAGGAAAGAGAAGGGTGGGAATATCAGTGGGAGTGATAACCAAAAGGTCTTAGAAAATATAAAAAACCTCGACGATGAAGAGAGAACGTTAATTTTCAAAAATCTCAAGGAGGAATTAGAGAAATACGTATACAGCGGGTTAATAGATAAGGTAGGAGAGAACTTGGAGGAAGCTTTAAAACAGTATCTGGAAATTACCGGATACGGAATAGATAAGGCTTGTTACGTAACTTCAGATCTGGATAGGTGTGAGAACTTAGCGTTAATTGAGGATGAGAAAAAGCGTAAGTTAAAGGAAGCTTGGATTAAGTTAACTGGGAGGAAGAACTTATGTGAGGTTTGTAAGGTTTTGGGAACTTCCGGAATTAGGGGATTTGTAAAGTTTACCGACTTGGTAGCTGTAGACCCGTTCCCAGTACTTCTGGAGAGGATCACTCATGTTGCAATAAATAGAATTACCGGAACCGCAGAAAAGGGAAAACTATTTACTGAGGAAATAATCCCTGCCGGTGTTAAATTCCTCGGCTTTCTTGCCGTTTTAGAGGATTCTTTAAGTGAAAGGGTTATCGAGATGTTGAAAGTATTAAGGGAAAAGGCGAGGAAAGGCGAAGTTTGGATCGGCGGTAAGGGGAGTTCTGGCTACGGTACCTTTAGGCTTTACATACCGGGGGAGGTGGTGGAGTTTAACTCTGTGATATTTAAGGGAAAGTTTACGTTAAATATCTCTGAACCCAGAGAGGGTTTAGCTTGCGAGAGGAAAATTATATGTAGACTCTTCCCCGAAACGTTTATAAACTCTTTAAATCCCGTTACTGAAGGAGAGGTGACGTTTATCGTAAGAGTAGAGACAGGTGAGGAATATGAGGCTAAAAACGGTGAGGAATTGAAGGAGGTATTGGATAAGGTAAAGGATAAGAAGTATGAAATAAAGACCAGAGGTGTGTGGTCTTTATTATGA
- a CDS encoding clan AA aspartic protease — protein sequence MNLDLEVEGVTVKFKIDSGFDGECLVSYDIFRSLPGEELEGPPVRLSDGNMYATMMKMVKIKFLGKEIYAICIANSFINKNLIGEKLLERLQIILDYKNLQVKDP from the coding sequence ATGAATCTTGATTTAGAGGTTGAGGGTGTTACTGTTAAGTTTAAAATAGATTCGGGGTTTGACGGTGAGTGTTTAGTAAGTTATGATATATTTAGGTCTTTGCCAGGGGAGGAGCTTGAAGGACCACCAGTTAGGCTTTCAGATGGCAATATGTATGCTACTATGATGAAAATGGTAAAAATAAAATTTCTTGGAAAGGAAATTTATGCAATATGTATTGCCAATTCCTTTATAAATAAAAATTTAATTGGTGAGAAATTGTTAGAAAGGTTACAGATAATTTTAGATTATAAGAATTTACAGGTGAAAGATCCTTGA
- a CDS encoding RAMP superfamily CRISPR-associated protein has protein sequence MIRIHVKLIPLTPYNISSNLRTRERKVMFYFGVDPSFKFIPPTSIKGILRTAACYAFFESACETVTAKILILNREKIEEELKKCENGVKFVRQSFTCAELQKLRESKDCESKVYASVLESIIDKFSRPCIVCKVFGSENTRAKMRIVMGHKNVNTHLIDNLRFSYDIKTNSNGLDVEVSKDQIEFDVLCEDDECKDVIIKALEQINNGTVRLGRFKSRGFGIIMAEYEVIQHIS, from the coding sequence TTGATTAGGATTCACGTTAAATTAATTCCATTAACACCATATAATATTTCTTCCAATTTAAGGACGAGAGAAAGAAAAGTGATGTTTTATTTTGGTGTTGATCCTTCGTTTAAATTTATTCCTCCTACTTCAATTAAAGGTATTTTGAGAACTGCTGCATGTTACGCATTTTTTGAAAGTGCATGTGAGACGGTAACTGCAAAGATACTTATTTTAAATAGGGAAAAAATAGAAGAGGAATTAAAAAAGTGTGAAAATGGTGTAAAATTTGTGAGACAGTCTTTTACTTGTGCCGAGCTTCAGAAGCTAAGGGAAAGTAAGGATTGTGAAAGTAAAGTGTATGCTAGTGTTTTAGAAAGTATTATTGATAAATTCTCAAGGCCTTGCATAGTATGTAAGGTTTTTGGTAGTGAAAATACTAGAGCAAAGATGAGAATAGTTATGGGCCATAAAAACGTTAATACACACTTGATAGATAATTTGAGGTTCAGTTATGATATTAAGACAAATAGTAATGGGTTAGATGTTGAGGTAAGTAAAGATCAGATAGAGTTTGATGTACTTTGTGAAGATGATGAGTGTAAAGATGTAATAATTAAGGCCTTAGAGCAGATAAATAATGGTACAGTGAGATTAGGTAGATTTAAATCTAGAGGGTTTGGCATAATTATGGCTGAATATGAAGTTATTCAGCACATTTCCTAA